GGGTGTTTTTCCTGGACCTGGACAACTTCAAGAACGTGAACGACACCCTGGGCCACCTGGCCGGCGACGAGGTGCTGAAGGAGGTGTCTCGCCGTCTGGAGCTGGTGTTGCGCTCGGAGGACACCGTGGCCCGCCTGGGCGGCGACGAGTTCCTCATCGCCCTCACCCGTTTGGCCGACCCCAGCGAGGCGGTGCGCGCGGCCCAGCGTGTCCTGGATGCGTTGCGGGCCCCCATCAAGCTGGGCGAACAACAAGTCTACATCGGAGGCAGCGTGGGGATCAGCCTGTATCCCCAGGACGGCGATGACGCGGACACCCTGATCAAAAACTGCGACATCGCCATGTACCGGGCCAAGAACCAGGGCAAGAACACCTATGCCGTGTTCACCGAGGCCATCAGCGAGGCGGTGGTGCGGCGCTTCACCCTGGAGAACGAGCTGCGCCAGGCAATGGCCCAAAAGTCTTTCTGCCTGCATTACCAGCCCAAGGTGGAAGCGGCCACGGGCAAGGTAGTGGGCACCGAGGCCCTGGTCCGCTGGCAAAAGTCGGACGGCGAGCTGGTCTTCCCCGACGAGTTCATTCCCTTGGCCGAGGAAACCGACATCATCTACGAGCTGAGCCCCTGGGTCCTGAACAAGGCGTGCGAAGACCTGGCCAGCCTGCACAAGATGGGGCACGAGGAGCTCACCGTGGCGGTGAACCTCTCGGCCAAGCAGTTCCAGGACAAAAACCTGACGGAACAAGCCACCGCCGTAATCGGTAAATACGGTCTGAAGGCCCGCCACCTCTCCTTCGAGATTACCGAGCACACCATCATGACCAACGTGGAGCTGGCCGCCGAGATCATGCGCCGGCTCAGCGAGTTGGGCATCAAGGTGGCCCTGGACGACTTCGGCACGGGCTACTCATCCCTGGGCTACCTGAGCCGCCTGCCGCTCAACGCCATCAAGATCGACAAGTCCTTCGTGGACGACCTGCCCCAGAGCCCCGAGGCCTCGGTGGTGGCCCGCACCATCATCACCCTGGCCCACGGCCTTTCCTTCAAGACGGTGGCCGAAGGGGTCAGCGTGCGCGAGCAGCTGCATTTCATGCAGGAACACGGCTGTGACGAGATACAGGGCTACTATTTCTCGCGCCCCCTGCCCCTGGACCAGCTGGCCGAGCTGCTGGAAGAGACCCCCCGCTTCGACGTCAGCTGAGCTGAAGCCAACAGCACAAAAAAGGGGCCAGCCCGTACGGCTGGCCCCTTGATGTTTTTTGGAGGCGGCGACCGGATTTGAACCGGTGAATAACGGATTTGCAGTCCGCTGCCTTAGCCACTTGGCTACGCCGCCTTTATGTACAAATCACCCGTGACTACGGCCTGTTATCGGCCAGGCCCCGAGTGGGTCAAATAATATCGGCCCCTTGCGGGAGTGTCAAGGACAAAGGGCCTTGTGGAGCACCTCCGGCCGCCCCCCTCCTCCGCCCTTTTGCCAACAAAAAGCCGGCCCCCGAAGGAGCCGGCTTTTGCGTTGCTTTTGGAGCGGGAGACGGGAATTGAACCCGCGACTTCAACCTTGGCAAGGTTGCACTCTACCTCTGAGTTACTCCCGCCTTGCGCAGACGAATCTTACAGTATCCGCCCGTTATGTCAAGGCTAAAACTATCAACTAATTTCATCGCGGCCCATATAGAGCCGGTTGAAACGCACGAAATACCTGAGCCCGGAGACCAGGCTGACCAGGGTGGCCGCCCACAGGGCGATGGTGCCCCAATACTGCGGGTCCACCACGCCCACCATGCCCGGCAAAATCAGCAGCAGGATGGCCAGCATCTGCAGGGCGGTCTTGGCCTTGCCCCAGCGGTCGCTGGGCACGGCCAAGTCCTGGGTGGCGGCCACGGCCCGGAGGCCGGTCACCGCCACCTCGCGGGCGATGATGATGATGGCGGCCCAGGCGGCGGCCCGCCCCAGGGAGACCAACATGATCAACATGGAGGCCACCAAGAGCTTGTCGGCCAGGGGGTCCAGGAACTGGCCCAGCAAGGTCACCTTTTTCAGGCGACGCGCCAAAAAGCCGTCGGCCAGGTCGCTGAGGCCGGCCACGAAAAACAAGATCCCCGCCGCCCAATGCCACCCTTCGGGCGGCATATAGAGCAACGCCACCAGCAGGGGGATGGAGCCCACCCGCACCAGGGTGATCAGGTTGGGCAGGTTGAACACCTGCTCTCTTTTGGGGATGGGGGTCATGCCCGGACCGCTTCCGCCTCTCTAGCCCTTGTTGGCCTTTTCCCAGTCCGCCAGGAAGGCGGCCAGGCCCTTGTCGGTCAGGGGGTGCTTGAGCAGCTGGCCGATGACCTTGAAGGGGATGGTGCACACGTCGGCGCCCATGAGCGCGGCGCTGACCACGTGCATGGGATTGCGGATGCTGGCCACCAGCACCTCGGTGTCGTAGCCGTAGTTGCCGTAGATGTCCACGATCTGCTGGATCAGCTCCATGCCGTCGCTGCCCACGTCGTCCAGGCGGCCCACGAAGGGGCTGATGTAGGTGGCGCCGGCCTTGGCGGCCAAAAGGGCCTGCAAGGGGCTGAAGCACAGGGTCACGTTGACCTTGACGCCCTGGCTGGAGAGCGTCTTGATGGCCTTGAGGCCCTCTTCGATGATGGGCACCTTGATCACCACGTTGTCGCCCCAGGTGGCGTACTTGGCGGCCTCGGCCACCATCTCGTCGTGGGTCACGCCCACCACTTCCACGCTCACGTCGCCGGGCACCACTTCGAGGATTTCCTTGATGCAGGACTCGAAGGGCTTGCCGGTCTTGGCCACCAGCGAGGGGTTGGTGGTCACGCCGTCCAATACGCCCAGGCTCTGGGCCTGCTTGATTTCCTCGATATCCGCGGTGTCGATGAATATCTTCATTGCCTTGTTACCTCCTAATGCCCAAAAAAATTATCAGCAGCCGCGCCGCTGATCTCACGCCCCGAGGGCCTCTAGGCCCCTTTTCGTTTGGCGTCCACATAGGCGTCGCGGCATTTCTTACTGCAGAAAAAGCGCTCCTGCCCATCCACCCAGGCGCTTTTCGCCTCGTGTTTGGGCAAATAGGTTCCGCATTGCGGGTCCTGGACCATAACGTCCATCACCTCGCCCTGGGCTTGGCGCTTCTTACGGGCCTGGGCTTCGGCCCCTCCGGCCAGATAGCGCTTGAAGGCCTTGTAGCCAAACCATATCAGAAAACCCACGATGGCGATCTGGACCAGGCGGATCAATCCCACTCTATGCGCCTCACCTCCTGGGCGGCCCGCTCCTGGGCGGGCATCCGGTCCCACAGCTGGCCTGCCGTGAGCCTCAGGCCGGGTATGACCAGCTCCGGGGCCAGCTCGGCCAGGGGTATCAACACGAAGCCCCGCTCGGCCAGGCGGGGATGGGGCACGCTGAGCTCGGGCAGACTGATGATCTGGCCTCCAAACAGGAGGATGTCCAGGTCCAGGGTGCGCGGCCCCCAGCGTTCCCGCCGCACCCGTCCTCGCTCCTGCTCCACGGCCTGCAAGCCGGCCAGGAGCTCCAAGGCCTCGCCCCTAAAACTACCACGGGCCACGGCATTGAAAAAGCTCGCCTGGTCGGTCTTGCCCACCGGCGCGGTGAGGTACAGCGAACTGACCCCCACAGTGGTGTAGCCGGGCAGGCCGGCCAGGCCCTCCAGGGCGGCGCGCAGGTGTCCCTGGCAGTCGCCCTGGTTGCAGCCCAGGCCCACGAACACCTCATGGGCCTCGGCCACGGGAATTACAGCTCCAGCTTGGCCAGACGCGCCACCGCCTCGGCCATGCGCTCCTTGCTCTGGGTAAGGGCGAAACGCACATATCCCTCCCCGGCCGAGCCGAAGCCGTTTCCCGGGGTGGTCACCACGCCGCACTCGGACAACAGGCGCATGGTGAAGTCGGCGCTCTTTACGCCCTTGGGAACCTGGCACCAAACGTAGAAGGTGGCCTTGGGCTTTTCCACCGAGAACCCCAAGCCCTGCAAGCCGTCCACCAATACGTCGCGGCGCTCGGTGTACATTTGACGCATGTCTTCCAGGCAGCTCTGGTCCGCCTCCAGGGCGGTGATGCCCGCCAGCTGCACCGCGTCGAAGGCGCCGGAGTCGATCTGGCTCTTGACCTGGCCCAGGCCGCCCACCAGCTCGGAGTTGCCCACCGCGAAGCCCAGGCGCCAGCCGGTCATGTTGTAGGTCTTGGACAGGCTGTGGAACTCGATGCCCACTTCCTTGGCGCCGTCCACCTCCATGAAGCTCATGGGGCGGTAGCCGTCAAAGGCCATCTCGGTGTAAGCCGCGTCCGAGACCACGATGATGTTGTACTTGAGCGCGAACTCCACCAGCTCTTTGTAGAAGTCAGCCTTGGCCACCGCGGCGGTGGGGTTGTTGGGGTAATTCACCACCATCACCTTGGCCGCCTGGGCCGTGGCCGGGTCGATAGCCTTCAGGTCGGGCAGGAAGCCGTTCTCTTTTAGCAGGGGCATCTCCACCGGCACGCCGCCCACCAGCAGGGTGGAGGCGGCGTAGACCGGGTAGGCCGGGCTGGGCACCAGGACCACCTCGCCGGGGTTCACGAAGGCCACCGGGAAATGGGCGATGCCTTCCTTGGAGCCGATCAGGGTGATCACCTCGCTGGCGGGCACCAAGTCCACCCCGAAGCGGCGCTTGTACCAACCGGCCGCGCTCACCCGGAAATGGTCCAGGCCCGAGTAGGCGGGATAGCGGTGGTTGGAGGGATCGCCGGCCGCCTGGCGCAGGCTCTCAATGATGTGAGGCGGCGTGGGCTGGTCCGGATCGCCCACCCCCAGGTCGATGATGTCCACGCCCTTGGAGCGAACCTCGTCGCGCAGACGGTCGATCTCCTTGAACAGGTAGGGGGGCAGCAACTTGAGGCGTTCGGCGCGCTGAATTTCCATGATCGGGTCCTTGTGGCTCTTTATTGGTTTATCGTACCGGGTTGGTCAACCGCCCCACCCCGCCGATCTCGATGGTCACGCTGTCGCCCTCCTGCAAGGGGCTGATGCCCGAGGGCGTGCCGGTGGCGATCACGTCGCCGGGGTGGAGGGTCATCACCTGGCTGATAAAGGATACCAGATGATACACGTCAAAAATCATGTCAGAGGTGTTGGTGCTCTGGCGCACCTCGCCGTTGACGATGGCCCGCACGTTGACCTTGGCGGGGTCGATATCCTGGGCGATCACCGGGCCCAAGGGGCAGAAGGTGTCAAAGCCCTTGGCGCGGGTGTACTGGATGTCCTTGCCCTGGAGATCGCGGGCGGTCACGTCGTTCAAGCAGGTGTAGCCCAGGATGTAGGCGGCCGCGTCGGCGGCCTCCACCTGATAGCACTTCTTGCCGATGACCACCGCCAGCTCGGCTTCATGGTCCACCCGCTTGCTAATGGCCGTGGGGCGCACGATCACTTCGCCCGGGCCGATCACCGAAGTGGAGGGCTTCAAAAAGATCATGGGCTCCTGGGGCAAGGCCTTTTTCACCTCGGCCGCGTGGGCCTTGTAGTTCAGGCCCACGGCCACCACCTTGGAGGGACGGCAAGGGGCCAAGAGGCGCACCTGGCTCAGCGGGGCGGTCTGTTTGCCCGGCTTGCCATTGCTGAAGGGGCTTCCTTCGTAGCGCACCAGGCGGTTGCCGCTTATCTGCCCGTAGGACACCTTGCCTTCGTGGCTGAAGCGCACGATGCCCTTTTTGCAGCCGATCATATCGCTGTTCTTACTCACAGGCCGGCTCCCTCAATCCCAAAACATCCTGCATGTCGTAAAGCCCGGGCTCCTTGTCCACCACCCACAGGGCCGCGCGCACCGCGCCCTGAGCGAAGGTGTCGCGGTTGTGGGCCCGGTGGGTCAGCTCCAGGCGCTCACCATTGGCGATAAAGTACACCGTGTGCTCGCCCACGATGTCGCCGCCCCGGATGACGCTCACCCCCAGCTCGTCGGAGGTGCGCGCCCCGGTCATGCCCACGCGTCCGTGGCGGCAGGCCTCTTCCGGGTTCCAGCCGCGCACCTCGCACAGGCCTTCGATGAGGCGCACCGCCGTGCCGCTGGGCGCATCCTTTTTCTGGTCGTGGTGGGCCTCCACCAACTCCAGGGCGTAGTCCGGGCCCAGCACCTTGGCCATCTGGGCGGCCACCTTGAACATAAGGTTCACCCCGATGCTCATGTTGGGCGCAAAGACCACTGGCACCTTCTTGGCCTGGGCGATCAAGGTCTTTTTCTGGGCCTCGTTCAAGCCGGTGGTGCCGATAACCGCCGCCTTGCCCAGGGCGGCGCACTCTTTCAGGTGCTTTACGCTGGCCCCGGGGGAGGTAAAGTCGATGAGCACCTGGGCCTCGGCCAAAGCTTCGGCCGGGTCGTCGCCCACCACGCCCTCCACCCCGGAGTGGCCCACCGCCCCGGCCAGGGACTTGCCCACCGCCGGGGAGCCGGGGGCCTCGAAGCCTCCGGCCAGCTCGGCGCCTTGGCGCTGCATGATGGCGCGCACGATGTGCCCGCCCATGCGGCCGGCCACGCCGGCCACGGCTATCTTGACCATTACGCCCCTCTCCTTGCCTGGCCTACATCAGGCCGTAGTTGCTGAGCGCGGCCTTGAGCTTTTCCAGGTTGGCCGGCGCCATCTCGCAAAGCGGCAGGCGCATCTCGCCGCTGGAGATGCGGCCCAAGAGCCCCATGGCCACCTTGATGGGAATGGGGTTGGTCTCGATGAACATGGCCTTGGACAGGGGCAGCACCTTGTAGAAGATCTCGCGGGCGCCTTCCACATCGCCGTCGAACCAGCGCTGGCACAGCAGGCTCATCTCTTGCGGGATGATGTTGTTGACCACGCTGATCACGCCCTTGCCGCCGATGGACAACAGAGGCAGGACCATGTTGTCGTCGCCGGACAGGAGGTCCATCTTGTCGCCGCACAGGTTGTAGATCTCGGCCATCTGGCTGATGTTGCCGCTGGCCTCCTTGCAGGCGATGATCTCGGGCATCTCGGCCATGCGCGCCAGGGTGGCGGGCTCGATGTTCACGCCCGTGCGCCCGGCGATGTTGTAGGGCACCAGGGGGAAGGCGGCTGCCTTGGCCACGGCCGCGAAATGGCGGTAGATTCCCTCCTGGGTGGGCTTGTTGTAGTAGGGCGTCACCAACAGGGCCGCGTCCGCGCCCACCTGCTTGGCGTGCTTGGCCAGGTCGATGGCCTCGGCGGTGCTGTTGGAGCCAGCCCCGGCCACCACGGGCACCCGCTTGTTGACCTGCTCCACCGTGATCTCCACCACGCGCTTGTGCTCGTCGTGGGTTAGGGTGGGCGACTCGCCGGTGGTGCCGCAAGGCACGATGCCGTTGGTGCCGTTTTCGATATGGAACTCGATGAGCTTTCTGAGGCTCTCCTCGTCGACTTCACCATTGAGGAACGGGGTGACGATGGCCACCAGGGATCCCTTGAGCATTTGGGTTTCCTCCCTAAACTTGCAACCAGGCCAGGGCTCCGGCCTTGAGGGTTCCGGAGAAGACGTAATCCGCCGCCCCCTCCAAGTAGACCGGGCCGAATTCTTCGCCTTGGCCCTCGAAATAAACCTTGAGCTTCTCTCCGCTGCGAACCGAAACCGTGATCGGCGATTTCAGACCCGCGGCCTGCCCCAGCATCAGGGCCGAAGCCACCACGCCGGTTCCGCAGGCCAGGGTTTCATCCTCCACCCCCCGTTCATAGGTACGAACCATCAGCTCCCCGCCCTGGGGCGAGGCGAAGTTCACGTTGGTCCCGGCCGGAGCGAAGTGGGCGTGATAGCGCACCTCGCGGCCGATGGGCACCACCGGAGCCGCCTCGATGTCCTCCACGGCCATCACCGCGTGGGGCACGCCGGTGTTTATGCCCGCCAGGCGCAGCGTCTGCCCGGCTGCCTCCAGCTCCACATCCTGGTAGGCGCCGAAAGGCTTGATCATCTCAAGCTTGACCAGATCGCCCACCCAGGCCCGGATGGGCCCGGCAATGGTGTCGAAGAGCATCTCGTCGCCGGCCAGGCCGATGTCGCGGGCAAAGCGGGCGGCGCAGCGCCCCCCGTTACCGCACATCTCCGCCACCGAGCCGTCGGCGTTGAAAAAGTGCCAGCGCCAATCCACCTTGCCCCGCTCCGGGTCCACCCGCTCGCTGGGCTCCATGATGATCAGGCCGTCGGCCCCCACCGAGCGCCGCCGCTGGCAAATGCCCCGGGCCAACAGGGGCATCAGCTCCTCGGGCACCGAGGCCGCGCGGTTGTCGATGAGGATGAAGTCATTGCCCGTGCCGGTCATCTTGACCAGCTCTATGCCCTCCAGGGCCATCAGGCGTTCAATTTCTTGCGTAGTCATTTCGCTGTCTCACAATAGCTTAGGGGCCCCCTGGGGCCCCTACTCCATCCACTCAGGCAGGCTCTCGCCACG
This region of Desulfarculaceae bacterium genomic DNA includes:
- the dapB gene encoding 4-hydroxy-tetrahydrodipicolinate reductase; protein product: MVKIAVAGVAGRMGGHIVRAIMQRQGAELAGGFEAPGSPAVGKSLAGAVGHSGVEGVVGDDPAEALAEAQVLIDFTSPGASVKHLKECAALGKAAVIGTTGLNEAQKKTLIAQAKKVPVVFAPNMSIGVNLMFKVAAQMAKVLGPDYALELVEAHHDQKKDAPSGTAVRLIEGLCEVRGWNPEEACRHGRVGMTGARTSDELGVSVIRGGDIVGEHTVYFIANGERLELTHRAHNRDTFAQGAVRAALWVVDKEPGLYDMQDVLGLREPACE
- the pgsA gene encoding CDP-diacylglycerol--glycerol-3-phosphate 3-phosphatidyltransferase — its product is MTPIPKREQVFNLPNLITLVRVGSIPLLVALLYMPPEGWHWAAGILFFVAGLSDLADGFLARRLKKVTLLGQFLDPLADKLLVASMLIMLVSLGRAAAWAAIIIIAREVAVTGLRAVAATQDLAVPSDRWGKAKTALQMLAILLLILPGMVGVVDPQYWGTIALWAATLVSLVSGLRYFVRFNRLYMGRDEIS
- the fsa gene encoding fructose-6-phosphate aldolase, which encodes MKIFIDTADIEEIKQAQSLGVLDGVTTNPSLVAKTGKPFESCIKEILEVVPGDVSVEVVGVTHDEMVAEAAKYATWGDNVVIKVPIIEEGLKAIKTLSSQGVKVNVTLCFSPLQALLAAKAGATYISPFVGRLDDVGSDGMELIQQIVDIYGNYGYDTEVLVASIRNPMHVVSAALMGADVCTIPFKVIGQLLKHPLTDKGLAAFLADWEKANKG
- the folK gene encoding 2-amino-4-hydroxy-6-hydroxymethyldihydropteridine diphosphokinase, whose product is MAEAHEVFVGLGCNQGDCQGHLRAALEGLAGLPGYTTVGVSSLYLTAPVGKTDQASFFNAVARGSFRGEALELLAGLQAVEQERGRVRRERWGPRTLDLDILLFGGQIISLPELSVPHPRLAERGFVLIPLAELAPELVIPGLRLTAGQLWDRMPAQERAAQEVRRIEWD
- a CDS encoding fumarylacetoacetate hydrolase family protein, whose protein sequence is MIGCKKGIVRFSHEGKVSYGQISGNRLVRYEGSPFSNGKPGKQTAPLSQVRLLAPCRPSKVVAVGLNYKAHAAEVKKALPQEPMIFLKPSTSVIGPGEVIVRPTAISKRVDHEAELAVVIGKKCYQVEAADAAAYILGYTCLNDVTARDLQGKDIQYTRAKGFDTFCPLGPVIAQDIDPAKVNVRAIVNGEVRQSTNTSDMIFDVYHLVSFISQVMTLHPGDVIATGTPSGISPLQEGDSVTIEIGGVGRLTNPVR
- a CDS encoding LL-diaminopimelate aminotransferase, giving the protein MQRAERLKLLPPYLFKEIDRLRDEVRSKGVDIIDLGVGDPDQPTPPHIIESLRQAAGDPSNHRYPAYSGLDHFRVSAAGWYKRRFGVDLVPASEVITLIGSKEGIAHFPVAFVNPGEVVLVPSPAYPVYAASTLLVGGVPVEMPLLKENGFLPDLKAIDPATAQAAKVMVVNYPNNPTAAVAKADFYKELVEFALKYNIIVVSDAAYTEMAFDGYRPMSFMEVDGAKEVGIEFHSLSKTYNMTGWRLGFAVGNSELVGGLGQVKSQIDSGAFDAVQLAGITALEADQSCLEDMRQMYTERRDVLVDGLQGLGFSVEKPKATFYVWCQVPKGVKSADFTMRLLSECGVVTTPGNGFGSAGEGYVRFALTQSKERMAEAVARLAKLEL
- the dapF gene encoding diaminopimelate epimerase, with translation MTTQEIERLMALEGIELVKMTGTGNDFILIDNRAASVPEELMPLLARGICQRRRSVGADGLIIMEPSERVDPERGKVDWRWHFFNADGSVAEMCGNGGRCAARFARDIGLAGDEMLFDTIAGPIRAWVGDLVKLEMIKPFGAYQDVELEAAGQTLRLAGINTGVPHAVMAVEDIEAAPVVPIGREVRYHAHFAPAGTNVNFASPQGGELMVRTYERGVEDETLACGTGVVASALMLGQAAGLKSPITVSVRSGEKLKVYFEGQGEEFGPVYLEGAADYVFSGTLKAGALAWLQV
- the dapA gene encoding 4-hydroxy-tetrahydrodipicolinate synthase codes for the protein MLKGSLVAIVTPFLNGEVDEESLRKLIEFHIENGTNGIVPCGTTGESPTLTHDEHKRVVEITVEQVNKRVPVVAGAGSNSTAEAIDLAKHAKQVGADAALLVTPYYNKPTQEGIYRHFAAVAKAAAFPLVPYNIAGRTGVNIEPATLARMAEMPEIIACKEASGNISQMAEIYNLCGDKMDLLSGDDNMVLPLLSIGGKGVISVVNNIIPQEMSLLCQRWFDGDVEGAREIFYKVLPLSKAMFIETNPIPIKVAMGLLGRISSGEMRLPLCEMAPANLEKLKAALSNYGLM